In one window of Acanthochromis polyacanthus isolate Apoly-LR-REF ecotype Palm Island chromosome 8, KAUST_Apoly_ChrSc, whole genome shotgun sequence DNA:
- the LOC110972381 gene encoding cytochrome P450 2F2-like, producing MSFSVILLLLCVFFIVLLLRPKRPKNFPPGPAPLPILGNILHLSLQNPLKDLERLKKSYGNVYSLFLGPNPVVFIHGVKAMKEAMVTRATDFAGRPQDLFLIDLSKRKGVILIDYGPHWREHRRFALMTMRNFGMGKRSMEDRIHDEIQYTMTTLEKSIGKTLSPQVMFHHAASNIINQVLYGTRFEYDDTFMTETIRCFTEIAKITNGPWAMLYDTFPFIRNLPLPFRKAFENVETLTSLLFGLLNEHKKTRVPGEPQDLIESYLDEMDKRPDDPSFSEDQLNRFAADLHFAGTDTTSNTLLTGFLYLMNYPHIQERCQQEIDKVLEGKDRACFDDRHNMPYVQAVIHEVQRMSNTVPLSVLHCTTKDTELAGYSIPKGTTIIQNLTSLHNEEGQWKYPHEFNPGNFLNDQGEFVKPEAFMPFSAGPRMCLGEGLARMELFLIMVTLLRKFKFIWPDNAGKPDFTPVYGVTLSPRPYRMKVQLRSSA from the exons ATGTCTTTCTCGGTCATTCTGCTGTTGCTGTGCGTTTTCTTCATCGTCTTACTTCTCAGGCCCAAGAGGCCCAAGAATTTTCCACCAGGACCTGCTCCTCTGCCTATACTGGggaacattttgcacctgagcCTTCAAAACCCTTTGAAGGACTTGGAGAGA CTGAAGAAATCATATGGAAATGTCTACAGTCTGTTCCTCGGTCCTAATCCGGTTGTCTTCATCCACGGGGTGAAGGCCATGAAGGAGGCTATGGTGACCAGAGCTACTGATTTTGCTGGACGACCTCAAGACCTGTTTCTGATTGACCTCTCAAAGAGAAAAG GAGTAATTTTGATAGATTATGGCCCACACTGGAGGGAGCATCGTcgctttgctttgatgacaaTGAGAAACTTTGGCATGGGGAAGAGATCAATGGAGGACAGAATTCATGATGAGATTCAATACACCATGACAACACTGGAAAAGAGCATCG gCAAAACTCTGAGTCCTCAAGTGATGTTTCATCATGCCGCCTCCAACATCATCAACCAGGTTCTTTATGGTACACGCTTCGAATATGATGATACTTTTATGACAGAAACTATTCGGTGCTTCACTGAGATTGCCAAAATAACCAACGGACCATGGGCGATG CTGTATGACACTTTCCCATTCATCCGTAACCTGCCACTGCCCTTCAGAAAGGCCTTTGAGAATGTCGAg acTTTGACAAGCCTTCTATTTGGCTTGTTGAATGAGCACAAGAAGACCAGAGTCCCTGGAGAGCCACAAGACTTAATTGAGAGTTATCTGGATGAAATGGATAAG AGACCAGATGACCCTTCATTTTCAGAGGAccagctcaacaggtttgcagcAGATCTTCACTTTGCTGGCACTGACACAACTTCCAACACCCTGCTGACTGGTTTTCTTTACCTCATGAACTACCCACACATACAAG AGCGATGTCAGCAAGAGATCGACAAGGTGTTGGAAGGGAAGGATCGGGCCTGTTTTGACGACAGACATAACATGCCTTACGTGCAG GCTGTGATCCACGAAGTGCAGAGGATGTCCAACACTGTTCCACTCAGCGTCTTGCACTGCACAACGAAAGACACAGAGCTTGCGGGATATTCCATTCCGAAG GGTACAACGATCATTCAGAACCTGACCTCATTGCACAATGAGGAGGGACAGTGGAAATACCCTCATGAATTCAACCCTGGAAATTTCCTCAATGACCAGGGAGAGTTTGTTAAACCAGAGGCCTTCATGCCTTTCTCTGCAG GTCCTCGGATGTGCCTCGGAGAGGGCCTGGCTCGTATGGAGCTCTTCCTCATCATGGTGACTCTGCTGAGGAAGTTTAAGTTCATCTGGCCTGACAATGCAGGAAAACCAGACTTCACTCCAGTCTATGGCGTCACTTTGTCTCCCAGACCTTATCGGATGAAGGTCCAACTCAGGTCATCGGCATGA